From a single Bacillus pumilus genomic region:
- a CDS encoding GtrA family protein, producing MYLVMGVCTTIVNIVSFYLFVEMFSMDYKTATVVSWVFAVLFAYITNKKYVFKQKARDTKSLMRELSSFFSVRLMSLGVDLGLMILFVSQMALNETVAKILVNFVIVVVNYVASKWFVFKKTKEDAI from the coding sequence ATGTATCTTGTGATGGGAGTGTGTACAACCATTGTCAACATAGTCAGCTTCTACTTATTCGTTGAGATGTTTTCCATGGATTATAAAACAGCTACAGTTGTTTCATGGGTATTTGCTGTTCTCTTTGCTTATATCACCAATAAGAAGTATGTCTTCAAGCAAAAGGCTCGTGATACGAAAAGCCTCATGCGTGAACTTTCTTCATTTTTTAGTGTCCGTCTCATGTCTCTAGGTGTAGATCTGGGGCTGATGATTTTATTTGTGAGCCAAATGGCGCTCAATGAAACTGTCGCAAAAATTCTTGTCAACTTTGTGATTGTAGTCGTGAATTATGTCGCCAGTAAATGGTTCGTCTTCAAGAAAACAAAAGAAGATGCGATTTAA
- a CDS encoding anti-repressor SinI family protein produces MDTQVKRRVDEEWVYLIQEAKKIGLSIEEIQAFLTSNGDQKMINKP; encoded by the coding sequence ATGGATACGCAAGTGAAAAGAAGAGTTGACGAAGAGTGGGTTTATTTGATTCAGGAAGCGAAAAAAATTGGACTAAGCATCGAAGAAATACAAGCTTTTTTAACATCCAACGGTGATCAGAAGATGATAAACAAACCGTAA
- a CDS encoding class I SAM-dependent methyltransferase: MSSDSLSYYHQKKDQYYHGVNPVIVNRIREDWTSLLDIGCGTGKLGKVLKQKGRTIYGIESFKDAAKEAEQELDHVLCGNIEQMTLPYEHEQFDCIIFGDVLEHLLDPWAVLKKVKPFLKKEGAILSSIPNIGHISTLLELLAGRFTYTDAGLMDQTHLRFFTLHEIHALFHSAGFRIRELETIRVQHPSYASVMSDLHELLVKHGIRSDFHEAATAYQYVVEAVQLHE; the protein is encoded by the coding sequence GTGAGTTCAGATTCCCTTTCCTATTATCACCAAAAAAAGGATCAGTATTATCATGGCGTGAACCCGGTCATCGTCAACCGTATTCGTGAGGATTGGACGTCTTTATTGGATATCGGATGCGGCACAGGCAAGCTTGGAAAAGTCCTGAAACAAAAGGGCAGGACCATTTATGGTATTGAATCATTTAAAGATGCAGCAAAAGAGGCTGAGCAAGAGCTGGATCATGTTTTATGCGGAAATATTGAACAGATGACTCTCCCTTATGAACATGAACAATTTGACTGCATCATTTTCGGAGACGTCCTTGAACATTTATTGGACCCGTGGGCCGTTTTAAAGAAGGTCAAACCCTTCCTTAAAAAAGAAGGAGCTATCCTGTCTTCTATTCCGAATATCGGTCACATATCAACCCTTTTAGAATTACTTGCCGGCAGATTCACCTATACAGATGCAGGTTTAATGGATCAAACACATTTACGTTTCTTCACCCTTCACGAAATTCATGCACTCTTTCATTCAGCAGGCTTTCGTATTCGCGAGCTTGAAACCATTCGCGTACAGCATCCTTCCTACGCGAGCGTGATGAGTGATTTACATGAATTACTCGTGAAGCATGGTATTCGTTCTGATTTTCACGAGGCCGCTACCGCTTATCAGTATGTGGTTGAGGCGGTTCAGTTACATGAGTAA
- a CDS encoding glycosyltransferase family protein, producing MSNSTILFVLCVNDESMFQACFRQLASLPAPHGYHVEVLPIRHASSMTSAYNEASSHPAQFKIYLHQDTLIVKQQMLLELIPLFLQHPTLGMVGVIGAESVPDNGIWWESADCRGKVIEYRHDTYQLLSFERGQHPVAQDYINASAIDGLFMATQYDVKWREDLFDGFHFYDVSQSLEFVQQGYKVGIAKQEEPWCIHKCGDHFDGEAYEKARQTFLSNYR from the coding sequence ATGAGTAACTCCACCATCCTGTTTGTTTTATGTGTAAATGATGAATCGATGTTTCAGGCATGCTTTCGGCAGCTCGCTTCACTTCCTGCTCCACATGGATATCATGTGGAGGTGTTGCCGATTAGACATGCATCAAGTATGACCTCTGCTTATAATGAAGCCAGCAGCCATCCAGCTCAATTTAAAATTTATCTTCATCAAGATACATTGATTGTCAAACAGCAAATGCTGCTTGAGCTGATTCCGCTTTTTTTACAGCATCCAACACTCGGTATGGTTGGGGTCATAGGAGCTGAAAGCGTGCCTGACAATGGGATTTGGTGGGAGAGTGCTGATTGCAGGGGGAAAGTCATTGAATATCGTCACGACACCTATCAGCTGCTTTCGTTTGAAAGAGGCCAGCATCCAGTAGCACAAGATTATATCAACGCTTCGGCGATTGATGGTCTTTTCATGGCGACACAGTATGATGTGAAATGGCGTGAGGATCTCTTTGATGGTTTTCATTTTTATGATGTTTCGCAGTCCTTAGAATTCGTCCAGCAGGGCTATAAGGTTGGGATTGCAAAGCAAGAAGAGCCTTGGTGTATCCACAAATGCGGAGATCATTTTGATGGCGAAGCATATGAAAAAGCGAGACAAACATTTCTTTCAAATTATCGATAG
- a CDS encoding DUF485 domain-containing protein → MADKKVHYKKVAASEDFRKLLEEKRRFIVPLTIFFFLFYFSLPVATSYFTFLNTPAIGAISWAWLFALTQFVMTWVLCGLYAKKAAQFDKYVSALKNESRGDDE, encoded by the coding sequence ATGGCAGACAAAAAAGTTCATTATAAGAAGGTTGCCGCTTCAGAGGATTTTCGAAAACTTCTCGAGGAAAAACGCAGATTTATCGTACCGTTGACGATTTTCTTTTTTCTCTTTTACTTTTCACTTCCGGTTGCTACATCCTACTTCACCTTTTTGAACACACCGGCAATTGGCGCGATCTCATGGGCTTGGTTATTCGCCCTCACACAATTTGTCATGACGTGGGTATTATGTGGACTTTATGCGAAAAAAGCAGCTCAGTTTGACAAATATGTAAGCGCTTTAAAAAATGAATCGAGAGGTGATGACGAATGA